The Arachis duranensis cultivar V14167 chromosome 2, aradu.V14167.gnm2.J7QH, whole genome shotgun sequence genome has a window encoding:
- the LOC107475674 gene encoding uncharacterized protein LOC107475674 produces MSIYSKIQKKKISIEALSQLLVDGSTEIEKQVSNVYPYFQQRVDATGRRDLSPLQKCTAAIRMLLYGVAADAVDDYVRIDESTTIECLEKFVEGVISVFEDEYLRKPNPNDVQRLLQMAEGRGFPGMLGSIDCMHWQWKNCPKVWKGMYMSGYRGVATIVLEVVASSNLWIWHAFFGLSGSNNDIVGNNTPFSLEKIPFTEK; encoded by the coding sequence ATGAGTATTTACTCGAagattcagaagaagaagatatcgaTAGAAGCTCTATCCCAATTACTCGTAGATGGATCAACAGAGATCGAGAAGCAGGTTTCAAATGTCTATCCGTATTTCCAACAGAGGGTTGatgcaactggaagaagagaCTTGTCGCCACTCCAGAAATGTACCGCTGCGATACGAATGTTATTATATGGCGTAGCAGCTGATGCTGTTGATGATTATGTGCGCATAGACGAGAGCACTACAATTGAATGCTTggaaaaatttgttgaaggtgTCATTTCGGTCTTCGAGGATGAATACTTGCGAAAACCGAATCCAAATGACGTACAACGCCTGCTACAAATGGCGGAGGGTCGTGGCTTCCCTGGCATGTTGGGTAGCATTGACTGCATGCATTGGCAATGGAAAAATTGTCCAAAGGTGTGGAAAGGTATGTACATGAGTGGTTATCGTGGGGTTGCAACCATAGTACTTGAGGTTGTAGCATCTTCAAACCTTTGGATATGGCATGCGTTCTTTGGATTATCTGGTTCAAATAACGATATTGTTGGGAATAATACACCATTTTCCCTTGAGAAAATACCTttcacagagaaataa
- the LOC107475675 gene encoding cytochrome P450 76T24-like, with translation MDYLLLLLFFFMWLSIHTLISKLVIKTSKSLKLPPGPNPFPIIGNILELGKHPHKSLTKLSQIYGPIMTLKLGNLTTIVISSPQLAKEVLHKNDQNFSYRTVPDTVKAHDHHLYSVGWMQPSSQWRILRKICATKVFSSQQLDSTQIVRQRKVKELMNFVKKKSETCEVLNFSEAIFTTVLNSISNTLFSMDVVQFGSSKSQEFKDIFCGITEEAGKPNVVDYFPIFRKIDPQGARARMTKYYKKMINFLDGIVEERLRLLKGLEMNTKEYKDVLDYVLEVMLEDNSQINRIHVLHLLVDLFVAGIDTTASTIEWAMTELLYNPKELQKVKNELEDVVGKEQQQIEEKHISKLPFLRAVVKETFRLHPPFPLIPHKSKEDVELCGFNVPKNAQVLINIWGVGRDSSIWRNPDEFIPERFLESRIDYQGNDCELIPFSAGRRMCPGLPLAYRGVHTVLGSLLLCYDWKLVKNGQKEKDLDMSEKFGLSLHKAKPLQAIPMQSS, from the exons ATGGACTATCTAttacttcttttatttttctttatgtgGCTAAGCATTCATACTCTCATCTCCAAATTAGTAATCAAAACTTCAAAATCCCTCAAACTTCCACCGGGTCCTAACCCTTTTCCAATCATAGGAAACATCTTAGAACTTGGAAAACACCCTCACAAATCACTCACTAAGCTTTCTCAAATCTATGGACCCATAATGACTCTTAAGCTTGGTAACTTAACCACCATTGTTATTTCATCTCCACAATTAGCCAAAGAAGTGCTCCATAAAAATGACCAAAATTTCTCTTATAGAACTGTTCCGGATACCGTTAAAGCTCATGATCATCACTTATATTCGGTGGGATGGATGCAACCTTCATCTCAATGGAGAATACTTAGAAAAATTTGTGCTACCAAAGTGTTTTCTTCACAACAACTTGATTCCACACAAATTGTTCgtcaaaggaaagtcaaggaaTTGATgaattttgtgaagaaaaaaagTGAGACATGCGAAGTTTTGAATTTTAGCGAGGCTATTTTTACAACCGTGCTAAATTCGATATCAAATACTTTATTTTCCATGGATGTGGTCCAATTTGGTTCTTCTAAATCTCAAGAATTCAAGGACATCTTTTGTGGTATCACTGAAGAAGCTGGAAAGCCTAATGTTGTGGATTACTTCCCAATCTTTCGCAAGATTGATCCACAAGGTGCACGTGCTAGAATGACTAAATATTACAAGAAGatgattaattttttggatGGTATTGTAGAAGAAAGATTGAGACTATTAAAGGGTCTAGAAATGAACACCAAGGAATATAAAGATGTGTTAGATTATGTGTTAGAAGTGATGTTGGAGGACAATTCTCAAATCAATCGTATCCATGTCTTGCATCTACTTGTG GATTTATTCGTGGCTGGAATAGACACAACGGCAAGCACTATAGAATGGGCAATGACAGAGTTACTATACAACCCAAAAGAACtacaaaaagtgaaaaatgaacTTGAAGATGTTGTTGgcaaagaacaacaacaaattgAAGAAAAACATATCTCAAAGCTTCCTTTTCTAAGAGCAGTGGTGAAAGAAACGTTTCGCTTACATCCACCTTTTCCACTAATACCACACAAGTCCAAGGAGGATGTTGAATTATGTGGCTTCAATGTGCCTAAAAATGCACAAGTTTTGATTAACATATGGGGTGTAGGAAGAGACTCAAGTATTTGGAGAAACCCTGATGAATTTATACCTGAAAGATTCTTGGAAAGTAGAATTGATTATCAAGGAAATGATTGTGAGTTAATTCCGTTTAGTGCTGGAAGAAGAATGTGTCCTGGGTTACCATTGGCTTATAGAGGTGTTCACACTGTGTTGGGTTCTCTTCTACTTTGCTATGATTGGAAGCTTGTGAAGAATGGACAAAAGGAAAAGGATTTGGATATGTCTGAGAAATTTGGACTTAGTTTGCATAAGGCTAAGCCTCTTCAAGCTATTCCCATGCAATCATCATAA
- the LOC107475676 gene encoding phenylacetaldehyde oxime monooxygenase CYP71AN24-like, with translation MQIESVDITDKSAIRSYHSVDRIISAKFGSDADNYHGYADIIRSMQLNCNFSDEKRVAEANLDLFVGGSDTVSTTIEWAFAELANNPKIMKKVQEEVRRIVGEKSMIEENDLNQMKYMKCVIKETLRLHPPGPFLIPRETANSVEIKGYHIPKKVTVYINSYAIHRDPKLWDNAEEFIPERFEGNQQVDYKVIDFQLIPFGFGRRGCPGISFGVASFEYMMANLLYWFDWKVPNNNNNNGALIDMSEFNGLSVTKKQPLYLEPMPYLIC, from the exons ATGCAGATCGAATCCGTGGATATCACTGACAAATCCGCAATCCGATCCTACCACAGTGTGGATCGGATAATATCCGCAAAATTTGGATCAGATGCGGATAATTACCACGGATATGCAGATATTATCCGATCCAT GCAGCTGAATTGTAACTTCTCTGATGAGAAAAGAGTTGCTGAAGCGAATTTG GATTTGTTTGTTGGGGGAAGTGACACTGTTTCAACAACTATTGAATGGGCCTTTGCAGAGCTTGCTAATAATCCAAAGATCATGAAGAAAGTTCAAGAAGAGGTAAGAAGAATTGTGGGTGAAAAATCCATGATAGAGGAAAATGATCTAAATCAAATGAAGTACATGAAGTGTGTAATCAAAGAAACTCTTAGATTACATCCACCAGGTCCATTTTTAATTCCAAGAGAAACAGCAAATAGTGTGGAAATAAAAGGGTACCACATTCCCAAAAAAGTAACCGTATATATAAATTCATATGCAATTCATAGAGATCCTAAATTATGGGACAATGCTGAAGAATTTATTCCTGAAAGATTTGAAGGTAACCAACAAGTTGATTATAAGGTGATAGATTTTCAATTGATCCCATTTGGTTTTGGGAGGAGGGGCTGTCCTGGAATTTCATTTGGGGTTGCTTCTTTTGAGTATATGATGGCTAATCTTCTCTATTGGTTTGATTGGAAGgttcctaataataataataataatggtgcaTTGATAGATATGAGTGAGTTTAATGGGTTGA